CACTGCGGCGTCGTGAGGGTCAGGCGCGCGGCCCACTCACCGTGCGGCGCCTGCCCGTCGTCGTAGCCGGGGACGAAGATCCAGTTGGTGTGCCAGCTCCCCTGGTACTTCACGCAGTGCCCCGCCGTGATCACCACGCTCTTGTTCTCGCTGGTGACCACGTTGCCGCTGCACGAAGCCGGACTGCCGTCGAAGGTGAAGAACACCCGGCCCGCGGTGTCGACCACCTCGCCGCCCCCGCTCCACGGCTCCCCCGACGTCGGGAAGCTGCGAGGGCTCACGCCCGGCACGGTACGTGCCTCACCCCGTGCGACGTCCCCCAGCGATTCCCACACGGTGGACATGTCGACCGCAGCGAGATCGACGCGCTGTTCCAGCGGGACGGCCTCCCGCATTCGCTCCGGGGTCCAGTAGTCGAGAACCGTCTCCACCGACGCAGTGACCTCGTTGACGGCCACCCCCTCAAGTGAATTATTTTCCGAAATATTCTTCGCGCTCGCTGGAACGGATATCCCCAGAGCCACCACACCAGCAGCCACCAGGGGGAACGACCGCGATATCCCTCGCCTCATCTCGCTGCCTCCACACCGTCGGTGAATTACCAACCAGTGGTAGGAAACGATCCGAGATATCGCACAACTGTGGTACCGCCAGGAGAGGGACCCGGCGGTCCGACGGGTCAGACGGCCAACGGCAACGCCGTGGGGTGGACCGGAGCCGGCAGGTCGGACTCCCCCATCAGGTATTCGTCCACCGCCCTCGCGGCCGAACGCCCCTCCGCGATAGCCCACACCACCAGGGACGCGCCCCGATGAGCGTCACCGCACACGAACACACCGGGCGCCCGCGTCTGCCAGTCGGCGCCGCACGAGAGCGTGCCGCGTCCGTTCAACGACAGGCCCAACTCGTCCAGCAACGGCATGTGCTCCACGCCCTCGAAGCCGATGGCGAGCAACACCAGATCGGCCGGGATGCGCTCGACCTCGTCGTCAACCGGGACGACCTCGCGGTGTCCGGTCTCGGGGTCCTTGCGCACCTCCACCCGACGGAGTTCGAGCTCCCTCACGTGACCGTCGTCGTCCCCGACGAACCGCTGCACACCCACGGCGAAACGCCGCTGCCCCGCCTCCTCGTGAGCGGGATACGTGCGCAGAATGTAGGGCCACGTGGGCCACGGCGAACGGGAGTCGTCCCGAGTGGACGGTGGCTGGGGATAGCGGTCCAACTGCGTCACCGACAACGCGCCCTGGCGAATCGCCGTGCCGTAGCAGTCGGCCCCCGTGTCACCGCCCCCGATGATCACGACGTGCTTGCCCTCGGCGCTCACGGGAGTGGGACCGTCGCCCTCGCACTCGCGATTGGCGGGCACGAGGTGTTCCATCGCCAGGTGGATGCCCTTCAGCTCCCGCCCCGGCGTGGTGGTGTCGTCACGCCCCCGCAGCGCTCCCACCGCGAGCACCACGGCGTCGAAGCGCTCCCGCAGCTGCTCCACGGTGACATCGACACCGACCTCGCAGCTCGTGACGAAGCGAACCCCCTCCTCCCGCAGCTGCGCGAGCCTGCGGTCGAGCACCTTCTTCTCCATCTTGAACTCGGGGATTCCGTAACGAAGCAGTCCGCCCAACCGGTCGTCCCGCTCGAACACCGTCACCTCGTGACCGGCGCGGACGAGTTGCTGTGCTGCCGCCAACCCGGCGGGCCCCGAGCCCACCACCGCCACCGCCTTGCCCGTGGGCACCGCCGCGTGCTCCGCACGCAGGTACCCCTCTTCCCACGCGTGTTCGGCGATCGTCTCCTCGACGCGCTTGATGCTCACCGCTCCACCCGAGTCGGGGGAGATCGACAGCACACACGCCGCCTCGCACGGCGCCGGGCACAACTTGCCCGTGAACTCGGGGAAGTTGTTCGTGGCGTGCAGGCGGTCGACCGCGCGTTCCCAGTCGCCCTGCCGCACGAGGTCGTTCCACTCCGGAATCAGGTTGCCCAACGGGCACCCCGCGCTGCCCGAGTGACAGAACGGGATACCGCAGTCCATGCAGCGCGTCGCCTGGGTACGCACCCGGTGGTCGCGCTCCTCGGGGGCGAGCTCGACATAGACCTCCCGCCAGTCCCCGACTCGCTCCTCACGAGGACGCTTGGGCGGATCGACCCGCTCGTACCGCAGAAACCCCTTGGGATCAGCCACGCGCTGCCTCCTCTGTCTTGCGGGACACCCTCCCCAACTGCGGCCCATGCCGCAGCGGGGGCCCAACCCGGTCGGCACGCGCAGCTGCACCACCATTGTCAGCCACGCGCTGCCTCCATGATCGCTTCGTCGACGTCTCGCCCCTGCGCCTTCGCCGCCTCCATGGCCTCCAGGACACGGCGGTAGTCCGTGGGCATCACCTTCACGAACGTCGCGGACCGTCGTTTCCAGTCACCGAGCAGGGAAGCCGCGACCGGCGATCCGGTGAACCTGTGGTGTCGCTCCACGACGTCACGCAGCCAGGCGAGGTCCTCCTCGTCCGGTGTGTGCAGTTCGACCATCTCGGGGTTCACGTCCCGTTCGTCGAGCCGCAGCACGTACGCGATGCCGCCCGACATCCCGGCGGCCACGTTGCGACCCGTTCCGCCCAGGACGACGGCGTAGCCGCCCGTCATGTACTCGAACGCGTGATCACCCACGCCCTCGGCGACCAGCAGAGCGCCCGAGTTACGAACCCCGAACCGCTCCCCGACCTGGCCCCGCAGGAAGAGCTCGCCCGACGTGGCGCCGTAGGCGAGTGTGTTGCCCGCGATCACCTGGTCCTCGGCGGCGAACGGCGCCTCGGGGTCGGGACGCACGATGATGCGTCCGCCCGACAGACCCTTGCCGACGTAGTCGTTGGCGTCGCCCACCAGGTCGATCGTCACTCCCGGCGGCAGGAACGCCCCGAGTGACTGGCCCGCCGAACCGGTGAGTCGCACGTGGATGGTGTCATCCGGTAACCCCGCGCTGCCGTAGCGGCGGGTGACCTCCGACCCGAGCAGGGTTCCGACGGTACGGTTAACGTTGCGCACCGGGAGCTCCAGTCGCACCGGCCGTGCGTCCTCCAACGCCGCCTCCGCGAGCTGGACGAGCGTACGGTCGAGCGCTCGGTCGAGACCGTGGTCCTGCTCGCGCACCTTTCGACGCGCTCCGCCCCGCGAGGGCACCGCGAAGATCGGCGACAGGTCGAGCCCCTTCGCCTTCCAGTGCTCCACCGCCTCGTCGACGTCGAGCAGATCGGCCCGGCCGACGGCCTCGTCGAGCGAGCGGAAGCCGAGCCGCGCGAGGTACTCCCGTACCTCCTGCGCCACGAACCTGAAGAAGTTCACGATGTGCTCGGCCCGGCCGGTGAAGCGTTCGCGAAGGACGGGGTTCTGGGTCGCGACCCCCACCGGACACGTGTCCAGGTGACACACGCGCATCATCACGCATCCCGCCACCACCAGCGGCGCGGTGGCGAAGCCGTACTCCTCCGCGCCGAGCAACGCCGCGACGACGACGTCACGGCCGGTCTTGAAACCGCCGTCCACCTGCACGGTGATGCGGTCGCGCAGGCCGTTCAGCATCAGGGTCTGCTGGGTCTGCGCCAACCCGATCTCCCACGGCGTGCCCGCGTGCTTGAGGGAATTCATCGGCGAGGCGCCGGTGCCGCCGTCGTGCCCGGAGATGAGCACCACGTCCGCGTGCGCCTTGGCCACTCCCGCGGCCACCGTGCCGACTCCCAGCGAGCTCACCAGCTTGACGTGGATGCGCGCCCGCTCGTTGGCGTTTTTGAGGTCGTGGATGAGCTGGGCCAGGTCCTCGATCGAGTAGATGTCGTGGTGCGGCGGCGGGGAGATCAGCCCCACGCCCGGCGTCGAGTGCCGGGTCTTCGCGATCCACGGATACACCTTGTTCGGCGGCAATTGCCCGCCCTCGCCCGGCTTGGCGCCCTGCGCCATCTTGATCTGGATGTCGTCGGCGCTGACCAGGTACTCGCTGGTGACGCCGAACCGGCCGCTGGCCACCTGCTTCACGGCGCTGCGCCGCAACGGGTCGTGCAACCGGTCCGGCTCCTCCCCGCCCTCACCGGAGTTCGACCGACCGCCGATCGTGTTCATGGCGACGGCGAGCGTCTGGTGTGCCTCCAGCGAAAGCGAGCCGTACGACATGCCGCCGGTGTTGAAACGACGGCAGATCGACTCGACCGACTCGACCTCCTCGATCGACACGGGTTTCCGCACGCCTTCCCGAAGGGCGAACATCCCCCGGAGGACCCCGCCCTCGCGGTTCAGTCGGTTCACCTCGTCGACGTATCGGCGGTACACCTCCCGCCGTCGCGAGGCGCTCGCGTGCTGGAGCAGGAACACGGTCTCGGGGGTGAACAGGTGCAGTTCCCCCTCCCGGCGGTAGGCGTAGTCACCGCCCGGCTCCAGGCCGCGGTGGGCACGCTCGGCGGGATTCTCCGGGTACGCGCGGCGGTGCCGGATGGCCACCTCCTCGGCGAGCACGTCCAGCCCCACCCCACCGAGGGTGGACACGGTGCCGGTGAAGTACTCGTCGAGGATGTCCTGCGACAACCCCAGGGCTTCGAAGACCTGAGCTCCGGTGTAGGCGCCGACGGTCGAGATGCCCATCTTCGACATGATCTTCAAAACGCCCTTGTTCAGCGCCGTGATGTAGTTGCGCACGGCGGTGGGGGCGTCGACCCCGCTGACGGCTCCCTGCGCGACGAGGTCCTCGATCGACTCGAACGCCAGATACGGGTTGACCGCCGCGGCACCGTACCCGAGCAGCAGCGCGATGTGGTGTACCTCGCGCGCGTCGCCCGTCTCCACCACCAGCGCGACCCGCAGGCGCTCCTTGGTCCGAACGAGGTGGTGGTGCACCGCCGACACGAGCAACAGCGAGGGAATCGGTGCCATCCGGTGGTCGGAGTCGCGGTCGGAGAGCACGAGGATGTGGGCGCCGGCCTCCACGGCTCGCGACGCTTCCTTCCGCACCCGCTCGATCGCCTCGGCGAGCGCCTCCCCGCCACCGTCCACCTCGTACAGTCCTGAAAGGACAGTACAGGAGAATCCGGGCAGGTCGCCGTCAGCGTTGACGTGGACGAGCTTGGCGAGCTCGTCGTTGTCAATGACGGGCGAGTCGAGCTGGATCTGCCGACACGAGGCGGGTCCCGGCGCGAGCAGGTTCTGCTCCGGTCCCATCACCCTGCTTAAGGAGGTGACGAGTTCCTCGCGGATGGCGTCGAGCGGCGGGTTGGTGACCTGCGCGAACCCCTGCTTGAAGTACTCGTACAACAGCCGGGACCGCTTGGAGAGCACCGAGGGAGGCGTGTCCGACCCCATCGACCCCACGGGTTCGGCGCCCTTGAGCGCCATCGGCGTCAGCAGGACCTTCAGCTCCTCCTCGGTGTAGCCGAAGGCGAGTTGCCTCCGCAGGACGGAGGCATGGCTCTGGGGCACGTGCTGCCGCTCGGGGAGCTTGTCGAGGGACAGCAGTCCCGCGCGCAGCCACTCGTCGTAGGGAGCCTGCGCGGCGAGGTCGGCCTTGATCTCGTCGTCGTCGACGACCCTGCCCGCCTCGGTGTCCACGCAGAACATGCGGCCCGGCTTGAGCCTGCCCTTGGCGACGACCTCCCCCGCAGGCACGTCCAGCACGCCGCTCTCACTGGCGAACACGACGCGATCGTCCGCGGTACGCCACCAGCGGGCCGGCCGCAGTCCGTTGCGGTCGAGCACCGCGCCGACCAGCGACCCGTCGGTGAAGGTCACGCACGCGGGACCGTCCCACGGTTCCATGAGGCTCGCGTGGAACTGGTAGAACGCCCGGCGCGCGGGGTCCATGGTGCGGTGGTTCTCCCACGCCTCGGGGATCATCATGAGCACCGCGTGCGGCAGGCTCCGACCTCCGAGGTGCAGCAGTTCCAGTACCTCGTCGAACGACGCCGAGTCGGAGCCGTCCGGCGAGCACACGGGGAAGAGCCGACTGAGGTCTCCCGGAATGAGGTCGGAGTCCAACAACGCCTCGCGCGCCCGCATCCGGTTGCGGTTGCCCCGGATGGTGTTGATCTCGCCGTTGTGCGCGACGAACCGGAAAGGATGCGCCAGCGGCCACGACGGGAACGTGTTGGTGGAAAAGCGGCTGTGCACGAGCGCGATGGCGCTGGTCAACCGCTCGTCGCGCAAGTCGGGGAAGAACACCGGGAGCTGGGTCGGCGTGAGCATCCCCTTGTAGACCAGGGTCCGCGCCGACAACGACGGGAAGTACACCCCGCACTCGGCGGCGAGGGTCTCGTGTTCGGCGCGTTTGCGCAGGCAGAACGCGAGCCGATCGAGGTCCACACCTGCCCGACGGCCTCCGTCGGCGTTCGGTGCCTCCGCGACGAACAGCATGGCGAAGTGCGGCATCACCGACCGGGCGGTGGGGCCGACTTCGGCGGCGTCCGGAGCCGTGGGCACCTCTCGCCACCCGAGCACGACCAAGTTCTCCTCGGTCGCGATGCGTTCCACCGTTCTCACGGCCCGTGCCCGTGCCTCGGCCTCCGCGGGCAGGAACACCAGTCCCGCCGCGTAGCGGTGCCGCCCGTGTTCGTCGGGCTCGGGAAGCGCGAAATCCACCTCGGCGCGCAGGAAATCGTCCGGAAGTTGCACCAGAATGCCCGCCCCGTCGCCACTCGTGGGCTCCGCTCCCGCGGCACCACGATGGTCGAGATTCGTGAGCGCGGTCAAACCGTCCGTGACGATCCCATGCGAACGCACGCCCTTGACGTGGGCAATCATGGCCACACCGCATGCGTCCTTTTCCGCCGCAGGATCGTATACGCCCTGCTTCTCTGGGATCGCGGAGAAGATCAAAGGGACCTCCTGCGTCGTCATCGTGCTCTTCGTGCCGGGCACGGGACGACAATGGCCCGTCAATTAGCGCGACTTTAACACCTGAGAAATGCCCTGAAAACGGTTCGAATCAACCATCTTGCCCGGTGGCGTAACAATCTCGCAGCATTGCCGCACCGGTTTTGCCGGCTTTACGTCGGTGCCGTGTCGTGGTGTGTCGACTCGGTCACCGAGCCGACGTCCGGCCGTCGCCATGTGAGCCGAGGGGCCGGATCACCCGAGTGTACTCGACGCCCCGGCCTGGTACTGTCACTGCGACGTGAGCGGTAGCGAAGTCCGGTGAGAATCCGGCGCTGTGCCGCAACTGTGATGGCCCTCCGTCACGGCCGCCGTGCGAGCCGTGGAGTGCCCAGCCAGGTCGCCTCACCGTTCACGCGACGCCATTACCGCCTCCGGCGCAGAGGTGCGGCGTCCGCGACCGCCCGACGGTCTCGGCGCAGCCGACGCGCCGCCCGAGAAGTCGAGGTTCGATGTTGCCTGTCAGACGGTTTCTGCTCCTCCCGCTACTGCTGGTGCTTTCCCTCACAGCCTGCGCCGAGCGCCAGGAGGACACTCCTCGGGACTCGGCCGACAGCAGTGGTTTTCCCGTCGAGCTGAAGCCCGAGGGCGCGCCCGCCGTCACGCTGGAGGAGCGCCCCGAGCGCATCGTGTCGCTGTCACCGTCGGCCACCGAGGTCCTGTACGCCGTCGGAGCCGGTGACCAGGTGGTGGCCGTCGACGAGATGTCGACCATCCCGGAACAGGCCCCGCGTACGGAGATGTCGGGCTTGAACCCCGATCCGCAGCGGATCGCCGCGCACGACCCCGACCTCGTCGTCGTGGAGTCGGACACCGACGGCAAGCTGGCCGACGCGCTCGCCAAGACCGGAACGCCCACGCTGGTGCTGCGAGCCCCGGAGACGCTGGACGCGATGTACGCGCAGTTCGAGCTCGTGGGCAAGGCCACGGGCCACGCGAGCGAGGGCGAGGACCTGGCCCGGCGGACGAAGGAGGAGATCGAGAAGCTGGTCGCCGACGCGGGGAACGCGGGCGAGAACCTGAGCTACTACCACGAACTCGACCCGAGTTACTACAGCGTGACCTCCGAGACCTTCATCGGTCAGATCTACGGCCTGTTCGGCCTCACCAACATCGCCGATCGGGACGACCCCTCCGCGCACGGCGGTTATCCGCAGCTGTCGGCGGAGACGATCCTTTCGGCCGATCCCGACCTCGTCTTCCTCGCCGACACCCAGTGCTGCGGACAGACCGCCGAGACCGTGGCGAAACGCCCCGGTTGGGACACGTTGACCGCCGTGAGAGAACACCGGGTGATCGAGCTGCAGGAAGACTCCGCGTCCCGGTGGACGCCGAGGATCGTCGACTTCGTCCGCACCGTGGCCGACGGCGTGGCGAAGGTCGCCGACTGATCGTGCTGAAGCGCTCGGTACGACGCGCTCGCGTCCGCGGACGCGAGCACACCACCCGGCTGCGACCGGGCACGGTGCTGCTCGCGCTCGTGGGACTGCTGGCCGTCGGTGTGTTCGCCGTGGTGGTCGGGGCCGGGGATCTGGGCTGGCAGCGCGTGCTCGCCGAGATCGTCGCCCAGGTCACGGGGACGATGTCGCCGCTGTCGGAACGCGAAGCGGCCATCGTCTGGGAACTGCGCGTACCTCGGGTGTTGCTCGCCGGCATCGTTGGTGCCGCTCTCGCGAGCGCGGGCGCCACCTTCCAGGGGGTGTTCCGCAACCCCCTGGCCGACCCGTACCTTCTCGGGGCCGCGGCCGGCGCGGGCATGGCCGCCACCCTCGTCATGGTGCTGGCCCCCGCCGTGACGACGTGGCCGGTGGGGCCCGTGCCGCTGGCCGCCTTCGCCGGCGCGCTCGGCGGGGTGGGGCTGAGCTGGATGTTGGGGCGCTCCGCGAGTGGGACGGGTACCGCGACGCTGTTGCTCGCGGGAGTGGCGGTGACCGCGTTCCTGACCGCCGTCCAGACGTTCGTGCAGCAACTCGACACCGACACCCTCCAGCGGGTGTACACGTGGACGCTCGGCGGTCTCAACGTGAGCGGGTGGACCGACGTGTGGCTGGCCCTGCCCTACGTCACCGTCGCCGCGGTGGTGCTGTGCCTGTGCGCCCGGCTGCTGGACGTCCTCACCCTCGGCGACGCGGAGGCCGCTTCCCTGGGAGTACGGCCCGGCCTGCTGCGACTGGTACTACTCGGAGCGGCTTCGCTGGCCACGGCCGCCGCCGTCGCGGTGAGCGGGCTGATCGGGTTCGTCGGCATCGTGGTGCCGCACGTGGTACGTCTGCTCGCCGGAGCGAGTTACCGCGTCATCGTGCCGCTGTCCCTCGTCGGTGGTGCCGCGTTCCTGATCCTCGCCGACTACGTCGCCCACACCGCGATGCCGGGCGAACTTCCCCTCGGCGTGGTGACCGCGTTCGCGGGAGCCCCGTTCTTCGCCGTCGTCCTGCACACGACGAAAGGACGTGCCTCGTGACGGCCCTGCGACTCGACGGCGTCGGCGTCGCCTACGGCGGCAAGGCGGCGGTACGCGACATCTCCCTCGCGCTGGAGC
The window above is part of the Saccharomonospora glauca K62 genome. Proteins encoded here:
- a CDS encoding trypsin-like serine peptidase — encoded protein: MRRGISRSFPLVAAGVVALGISVPASAKNISENNSLEGVAVNEVTASVETVLDYWTPERMREAVPLEQRVDLAAVDMSTVWESLGDVARGEARTVPGVSPRSFPTSGEPWSGGGEVVDTAGRVFFTFDGSPASCSGNVVTSENKSVVITAGHCVKYQGSWHTNWIFVPGYDDGQAPHGEWAARLTLTTPQWEQSEDMNYDIGAAVVETLDGALLEDVVGAQGIAFNQPRNQDMYTFGYPAADPYDGSALIHCSGPTFTDFLLTNDHAMSCDMTGGSSGGPWFLDFDEATGTGVQASVNSFGYTFLPGYMFGPYFGSEAEALYDAAQTA
- a CDS encoding glutamate synthase subunit beta — protein: MADPKGFLRYERVDPPKRPREERVGDWREVYVELAPEERDHRVRTQATRCMDCGIPFCHSGSAGCPLGNLIPEWNDLVRQGDWERAVDRLHATNNFPEFTGKLCPAPCEAACVLSISPDSGGAVSIKRVEETIAEHAWEEGYLRAEHAAVPTGKAVAVVGSGPAGLAAAQQLVRAGHEVTVFERDDRLGGLLRYGIPEFKMEKKVLDRRLAQLREEGVRFVTSCEVGVDVTVEQLRERFDAVVLAVGALRGRDDTTTPGRELKGIHLAMEHLVPANRECEGDGPTPVSAEGKHVVIIGGGDTGADCYGTAIRQGALSVTQLDRYPQPPSTRDDSRSPWPTWPYILRTYPAHEEAGQRRFAVGVQRFVGDDDGHVRELELRRVEVRKDPETGHREVVPVDDEVERIPADLVLLAIGFEGVEHMPLLDELGLSLNGRGTLSCGADWQTRAPGVFVCGDAHRGASLVVWAIAEGRSAARAVDEYLMGESDLPAPVHPTALPLAV
- the gltB gene encoding glutamate synthase large subunit, producing MIFSAIPEKQGVYDPAAEKDACGVAMIAHVKGVRSHGIVTDGLTALTNLDHRGAAGAEPTSGDGAGILVQLPDDFLRAEVDFALPEPDEHGRHRYAAGLVFLPAEAEARARAVRTVERIATEENLVVLGWREVPTAPDAAEVGPTARSVMPHFAMLFVAEAPNADGGRRAGVDLDRLAFCLRKRAEHETLAAECGVYFPSLSARTLVYKGMLTPTQLPVFFPDLRDERLTSAIALVHSRFSTNTFPSWPLAHPFRFVAHNGEINTIRGNRNRMRAREALLDSDLIPGDLSRLFPVCSPDGSDSASFDEVLELLHLGGRSLPHAVLMMIPEAWENHRTMDPARRAFYQFHASLMEPWDGPACVTFTDGSLVGAVLDRNGLRPARWWRTADDRVVFASESGVLDVPAGEVVAKGRLKPGRMFCVDTEAGRVVDDDEIKADLAAQAPYDEWLRAGLLSLDKLPERQHVPQSHASVLRRQLAFGYTEEELKVLLTPMALKGAEPVGSMGSDTPPSVLSKRSRLLYEYFKQGFAQVTNPPLDAIREELVTSLSRVMGPEQNLLAPGPASCRQIQLDSPVIDNDELAKLVHVNADGDLPGFSCTVLSGLYEVDGGGEALAEAIERVRKEASRAVEAGAHILVLSDRDSDHRMAPIPSLLLVSAVHHHLVRTKERLRVALVVETGDAREVHHIALLLGYGAAAVNPYLAFESIEDLVAQGAVSGVDAPTAVRNYITALNKGVLKIMSKMGISTVGAYTGAQVFEALGLSQDILDEYFTGTVSTLGGVGLDVLAEEVAIRHRRAYPENPAERAHRGLEPGGDYAYRREGELHLFTPETVFLLQHASASRRREVYRRYVDEVNRLNREGGVLRGMFALREGVRKPVSIEEVESVESICRRFNTGGMSYGSLSLEAHQTLAVAMNTIGGRSNSGEGGEEPDRLHDPLRRSAVKQVASGRFGVTSEYLVSADDIQIKMAQGAKPGEGGQLPPNKVYPWIAKTRHSTPGVGLISPPPHHDIYSIEDLAQLIHDLKNANERARIHVKLVSSLGVGTVAAGVAKAHADVVLISGHDGGTGASPMNSLKHAGTPWEIGLAQTQQTLMLNGLRDRITVQVDGGFKTGRDVVVAALLGAEEYGFATAPLVVAGCVMMRVCHLDTCPVGVATQNPVLRERFTGRAEHIVNFFRFVAQEVREYLARLGFRSLDEAVGRADLLDVDEAVEHWKAKGLDLSPIFAVPSRGGARRKVREQDHGLDRALDRTLVQLAEAALEDARPVRLELPVRNVNRTVGTLLGSEVTRRYGSAGLPDDTIHVRLTGSAGQSLGAFLPPGVTIDLVGDANDYVGKGLSGGRIIVRPDPEAPFAAEDQVIAGNTLAYGATSGELFLRGQVGERFGVRNSGALLVAEGVGDHAFEYMTGGYAVVLGGTGRNVAAGMSGGIAYVLRLDERDVNPEMVELHTPDEEDLAWLRDVVERHHRFTGSPVAASLLGDWKRRSATFVKVMPTDYRRVLEAMEAAKAQGRDVDEAIMEAARG
- a CDS encoding ABC transporter substrate-binding protein translates to MLPVRRFLLLPLLLVLSLTACAERQEDTPRDSADSSGFPVELKPEGAPAVTLEERPERIVSLSPSATEVLYAVGAGDQVVAVDEMSTIPEQAPRTEMSGLNPDPQRIAAHDPDLVVVESDTDGKLADALAKTGTPTLVLRAPETLDAMYAQFELVGKATGHASEGEDLARRTKEEIEKLVADAGNAGENLSYYHELDPSYYSVTSETFIGQIYGLFGLTNIADRDDPSAHGGYPQLSAETILSADPDLVFLADTQCCGQTAETVAKRPGWDTLTAVREHRVIELQEDSASRWTPRIVDFVRTVADGVAKVAD
- a CDS encoding FecCD family ABC transporter permease, with the protein product MLKRSVRRARVRGREHTTRLRPGTVLLALVGLLAVGVFAVVVGAGDLGWQRVLAEIVAQVTGTMSPLSEREAAIVWELRVPRVLLAGIVGAALASAGATFQGVFRNPLADPYLLGAAAGAGMAATLVMVLAPAVTTWPVGPVPLAAFAGALGGVGLSWMLGRSASGTGTATLLLAGVAVTAFLTAVQTFVQQLDTDTLQRVYTWTLGGLNVSGWTDVWLALPYVTVAAVVLCLCARLLDVLTLGDAEAASLGVRPGLLRLVLLGAASLATAAAVAVSGLIGFVGIVVPHVVRLLAGASYRVIVPLSLVGGAAFLILADYVAHTAMPGELPLGVVTAFAGAPFFAVVLHTTKGRAS